A DNA window from Vicinamibacterales bacterium contains the following coding sequences:
- a CDS encoding NUDIX hydrolase, whose protein sequence is MNHPIRVHERREVYRGRIFSLTVDRVTLPSGHTSAMEIVRHPGSVVLLPMPAPDQLILIRQYRYALDRVIWELAAGSLGHGENPRDGARRECEEEIGLVPGTLDLVGELYPTPGYCDEWMRFFRCTDLEPPAPDSSVHQDEDEVIEPVTLRVEEVRRMIRAGEIIDMKTVAGLALLG, encoded by the coding sequence ATGAACCACCCGATCCGGGTGCATGAGCGCCGCGAGGTCTACCGCGGCCGCATCTTCTCGCTGACCGTCGATCGCGTGACGTTGCCGTCCGGCCACACGTCGGCGATGGAGATCGTGCGGCATCCTGGTTCGGTGGTCCTGCTGCCGATGCCGGCGCCCGATCAGCTCATTCTCATCCGGCAATACCGGTACGCCCTCGATCGCGTGATCTGGGAGCTGGCCGCGGGCAGCCTGGGGCACGGCGAGAACCCGAGGGACGGTGCCAGGCGCGAATGCGAGGAAGAGATCGGTCTGGTGCCGGGTACGCTCGATCTGGTCGGCGAGCTCTATCCGACGCCCGGCTACTGTGACGAATGGATGCGCTTCTTCCGGTGCACCGATCTGGAGCCGCCGGCGCCGGATTCCAGCGTCCACCAGGACGAGGACGAAGTGATCGAGCCCGTGACGCTCCGGGTCGAGGAGGTCCGTCGCATGATCCGGGCGGGTGAGATCATCGACATGAAGACCGTGGCGGGACTCGCTCTCCTCGGCTGA
- a CDS encoding tetratricopeptide repeat protein → MKLRSSVAGLALAAGLGVAVAGCGQVNMVRAQKVFKDANKLYAASDWRAAAAKYQEAIDLSADDNPNKGYSYFFLANCLDNMYRPTRAGEAENDALLTRAIDNYKRASESIADPLWKRRSLEFLVAAYGPDKLNDPTMAEPIVKQMISLEPNEPSHYFSLARIYEDSGEYELAEETLAQAKNARPNDPSVQSFIAGYYERQGEFEKMLAALEDRVKLEPNNPEAYYSMSVAYWQWGRDLRLTEPQRLEKVLLGLEAADKAIQIKSDYMEAIAYKNILLRVQATLIKDPAKQQQLLREADELRNRAEEMRKAKNTATN, encoded by the coding sequence ATGAAGCTCCGGTCTTCGGTGGCGGGTCTGGCTCTGGCGGCCGGTCTCGGCGTGGCGGTCGCCGGTTGCGGCCAGGTGAACATGGTCCGCGCCCAGAAGGTCTTCAAGGACGCGAACAAACTCTACGCGGCGAGTGACTGGCGCGCGGCGGCGGCCAAGTACCAGGAGGCCATCGACCTCTCGGCCGACGACAACCCGAACAAGGGCTACAGCTACTTCTTCCTCGCGAACTGCCTGGACAACATGTATCGGCCGACGCGCGCGGGCGAGGCGGAGAACGACGCGCTGCTCACGCGGGCCATCGACAACTACAAGCGGGCCTCGGAGTCGATTGCCGATCCGCTGTGGAAGCGCCGGTCGCTCGAGTTCCTGGTGGCGGCCTATGGCCCTGACAAGCTGAACGATCCGACCATGGCCGAGCCGATCGTCAAACAGATGATCTCGCTCGAGCCGAATGAGCCGTCCCACTACTTCTCACTGGCTCGGATCTACGAGGATTCTGGCGAGTACGAGCTGGCGGAAGAGACGCTGGCGCAGGCCAAGAACGCCCGGCCGAACGACCCGAGCGTCCAGTCCTTCATCGCCGGCTACTACGAGCGGCAGGGCGAATTCGAAAAGATGCTGGCGGCCCTGGAGGATCGGGTCAAGCTCGAGCCGAACAACCCCGAGGCCTACTACTCGATGTCGGTGGCGTACTGGCAGTGGGGCCGGGATCTCAGGCTGACCGAACCCCAGCGTCTTGAGAAGGTCCTCCTCGGGCTGGAAGCGGCCGACAAGGCGATCCAGATCAAGAGCGACTACATGGAAGCCATCGCCTACAAGAACATCCTCCTGCGCGTCCAGGCCACGCTCATCAAGGACCCCGCCAAGCAGCAGCAGCTGCTCCGGGAGGCCGACGAGCTCCGGAATCGCGCCGAGGAGATGCGGAAGGCCAAGAACACCGCCACGAACTGA
- the lon gene encoding endopeptidase La: protein MSDHDKPFVADETPAEQPFHVPGELPVLPLRDTVLFPNSFMPLAVARESSVRLIDEAVAAGRMIAVFTQRDAAEEDPRQDDLHPIGTASHIHKMFKLPDGSLRIIVQGLARVRMDGLIATRPYLLANVAEARDHLADADRLEIDALQRNIKSNFQQIVSLSPLMSDDLQTLASNITEPGRAADFIASSLGTLSTSTKQEILETVDVRARLDHLNRLLIKELEVLELGSKIQSQVQSEVGKNQRDYFLREQLKAIQRELGEGDDQSKEVEELRQKIEAAGLPDAVKKEALRELDRLSKMPPAAAEYTVSRTYLDWIVALPWNRRTEEVIDLPKTRAILDDEHAGLDKAKERILEYLAVRKLNPAVKGPILCFVGPPGVGKTSLARSIAQSLGRKFIRVSLGGMRDEAEIRGHRRTYIGALPGQVVQGLRRAESRNPVFILDEIDKLGSDFRGDPASALLEVLDPEQNTTFRDHYLDVPFDLSEVLFITTANVLDPIPPALRDRMEVLELPGYTEEEKLAIARGHLVGKQVPNHGLTAKQLAFTDAGLRTIIRGYTRESGVRNLEREIGAVCRKVARQRADGRTDRVKVTPQLVYELLGAPRFLDEEVADRTKRPGVAIGLAWTPVGGDVLFIEASRMAGGASLTLTGQLGDVMKESARAALSWVRAHAPQWNIDPDFFKSSEIHFHVPSGAIPKDGPSAGVTMATALVSELTRRPVRGDIAMTGEITLSGRVLPVGGIKEKVLAAKRLGIREIILPRQNEKSVNEDLGEELRAGLTLHLVNTIDEVLLLALVPVRPAAAPRRGARTPRRAHVGMQ, encoded by the coding sequence ATGAGCGATCACGACAAGCCGTTCGTCGCCGACGAGACGCCGGCCGAGCAGCCGTTCCATGTCCCGGGAGAACTCCCGGTGCTTCCGCTGCGCGACACCGTGCTGTTTCCGAACTCGTTCATGCCGCTCGCCGTGGCGCGCGAGAGTTCGGTTCGTCTGATCGACGAAGCGGTTGCCGCCGGACGGATGATCGCGGTGTTCACCCAACGCGACGCGGCTGAGGAAGACCCCCGGCAGGACGACCTGCATCCCATCGGCACGGCGAGCCACATCCACAAGATGTTCAAGCTGCCCGACGGTAGCCTTCGGATCATCGTACAGGGACTCGCCAGAGTCCGGATGGACGGCCTGATTGCCACGCGGCCCTACCTCCTGGCCAACGTCGCCGAAGCGCGTGATCACCTGGCGGATGCCGACCGACTCGAGATCGATGCCCTCCAGCGCAACATCAAATCGAACTTCCAGCAGATTGTCTCGTTGTCCCCCCTCATGTCCGACGACCTGCAGACGCTCGCGTCGAACATCACCGAGCCCGGCCGAGCGGCGGACTTCATCGCGTCCAGCCTTGGCACGCTGTCCACTTCCACGAAACAGGAGATCCTGGAAACGGTTGACGTGCGCGCCAGGCTCGACCACCTCAATCGACTCCTCATCAAGGAGCTCGAGGTGCTCGAGCTCGGCTCGAAGATCCAGTCGCAGGTCCAGTCGGAGGTAGGGAAGAACCAGCGCGACTACTTCCTTCGCGAGCAGCTCAAGGCCATCCAGCGTGAGCTTGGGGAAGGTGACGATCAGTCCAAGGAAGTCGAGGAGCTCCGCCAGAAGATCGAAGCGGCCGGCTTGCCGGATGCCGTCAAGAAAGAAGCCCTCCGTGAGCTCGACCGCCTGTCGAAGATGCCTCCGGCGGCCGCCGAGTACACCGTGTCCCGCACGTATCTCGACTGGATCGTGGCCCTTCCCTGGAACCGCCGCACCGAGGAGGTCATCGACCTCCCGAAGACCCGCGCGATCCTCGACGACGAGCACGCGGGCCTCGACAAGGCGAAGGAGCGCATCCTCGAATACCTGGCGGTGCGCAAGCTCAACCCGGCCGTCAAAGGCCCGATCCTGTGCTTCGTGGGACCACCGGGCGTCGGCAAGACCTCGCTCGCGCGCTCGATCGCCCAATCGCTCGGCCGGAAGTTCATCCGCGTGTCGCTTGGCGGCATGCGCGACGAGGCGGAAATTCGCGGCCACCGGCGGACCTACATCGGCGCGCTGCCGGGCCAGGTCGTCCAGGGCCTGCGCCGCGCCGAGTCCCGCAACCCCGTCTTCATCCTCGACGAGATCGACAAGCTCGGCTCCGACTTCCGAGGCGATCCGGCCTCGGCGCTCCTCGAAGTGCTCGACCCGGAGCAGAACACGACCTTCCGCGATCACTACCTCGACGTTCCCTTCGACCTGTCAGAGGTCCTGTTCATCACCACGGCCAACGTCCTCGATCCGATTCCCCCCGCCCTCCGCGACAGGATGGAAGTGCTCGAACTCCCCGGCTACACCGAGGAAGAGAAGCTCGCGATCGCCCGGGGGCACCTGGTGGGAAAGCAGGTGCCGAATCACGGGCTCACAGCCAAACAGCTCGCGTTCACCGACGCGGGCCTGCGCACGATCATCAGGGGCTACACTCGCGAGTCCGGCGTCCGCAACCTCGAGCGCGAGATTGGTGCCGTCTGTCGCAAGGTGGCCCGCCAGCGTGCCGACGGCCGGACCGACCGCGTCAAGGTCACGCCCCAACTCGTATACGAGCTCCTGGGCGCCCCTCGGTTTCTCGACGAGGAGGTCGCCGACCGGACGAAGCGTCCAGGTGTCGCGATCGGACTTGCGTGGACCCCGGTTGGCGGCGACGTCCTGTTCATCGAGGCCTCGCGCATGGCAGGCGGGGCCTCGCTGACGCTCACTGGCCAGCTCGGCGACGTCATGAAGGAATCGGCTCGGGCCGCGCTCTCCTGGGTGAGGGCGCACGCCCCACAGTGGAACATCGACCCGGACTTCTTCAAGTCGTCCGAGATTCACTTCCATGTGCCCTCTGGCGCCATTCCGAAGGACGGCCCGTCGGCCGGCGTCACGATGGCGACGGCCCTCGTGTCCGAGCTCACGCGCCGGCCCGTGCGCGGAGACATCGCGATGACCGGCGAGATCACCCTGTCGGGCAGGGTGCTTCCGGTGGGTGGCATCAAGGAGAAGGTACTGGCCGCGAAGCGGCTGGGCATCCGCGAGATCATCCTGCCGAGGCAGAACGAGAAAAGCGTGAACGAGGATCTCGGCGAAGAGCTTCGCGCCGGGCTCACGCTGCATCTCGTGAACACCATCGACGAGGTGCTCCTGCTGGCGCTCGTGCCAGTGCGACCCGCCGCGGCGCCACGCCGCGGCGCTCGGACCCCGCGTCGCGCGCACGTCGGCATGCAGTAG
- a CDS encoding bifunctional (p)ppGpp synthetase/guanosine-3',5'-bis(diphosphate) 3'-pyrophosphohydrolase: MIRFEDLLGKVRAYSPEGDLELLRRAYVFSAMAHKGQVRHSGEPYLVHPLEVADILADQRLDVVCVSSGLLHDVVEDTLTTVERITELFGTDIAHIVEGLTKISAIPFSSSEERQAENFRKMLLAMVDDIRVIFVKLADRLHNMRTLQFMPEDKRPRVAQETLDIYAPIANRLGMSKMKNELEELAFMHLEPVAYQSLRARVDAKRAATEGVIDELTSAIRAKLAAADVPVVTVDGRVKRLYSIWLKLRRQKIELDQVYDFVAIRIVMPSVKDCYAALGIIHQAWPPVPGRIKDFIAMPRPNGYQSLHTSVISDRGVPFEVQIRTEEMHHRAEDGIAAHWKYKEGRVGAARDEQYFQWMRQLLETHKEVPDSQEFLNHLKIDLYREEVYAFTPRGQVKVLPDGATPIDFAYAVHTDVGHRCVGARVNGRMVPLRTKLKNGDIVEIVTTAGHTPSRDWLGVVKTSRARSKIRQFIQTEENARAIDVGRKLLEKDAKRFDLPKAALEDANLAPAVAALGFSKVDELLAHVGYGKLAARQVLGALVPGGQLKERAPDHPVVSAVKRVLRPGAAAADRITVNGAGDLMVTRAQCCNPIRGEKIVGYVTRGKGVSVHSAQCPNVLNLMYDPERRIDVEWDKGGDPAPYTVRLTMQVEDRKGMLAALSASIADINTNILNLEATTAEDAHARIDVTVEIKDMKHLEKVIRSLRNVDGVLGVERAATR, encoded by the coding sequence ATGATCCGGTTCGAGGATCTGCTGGGGAAAGTGCGCGCCTACAGCCCAGAGGGTGACCTCGAGCTGCTGAGGAGGGCGTACGTCTTCTCCGCGATGGCGCACAAGGGCCAGGTCCGCCACTCAGGCGAGCCGTATCTGGTTCATCCGCTTGAAGTTGCCGACATCCTGGCCGACCAGCGCCTCGACGTCGTCTGCGTCTCGTCCGGGCTTCTGCACGACGTGGTCGAAGACACCCTGACGACCGTCGAGCGCATCACCGAGCTCTTCGGTACCGACATCGCCCACATCGTCGAGGGTCTCACCAAGATCAGCGCCATTCCGTTCTCCTCGAGCGAGGAGCGCCAGGCGGAGAACTTCCGCAAGATGCTCCTGGCCATGGTGGACGACATCCGCGTGATCTTCGTCAAGCTTGCCGACCGCCTCCACAACATGCGCACGCTCCAGTTCATGCCGGAGGACAAGCGGCCGCGCGTCGCCCAGGAGACGCTGGACATCTACGCGCCCATCGCCAACCGGCTCGGCATGAGCAAGATGAAGAACGAGCTGGAGGAACTCGCCTTCATGCACCTGGAACCCGTGGCGTATCAGTCGCTCCGTGCCCGGGTGGACGCCAAGCGGGCCGCTACCGAGGGCGTGATCGACGAGCTCACGTCCGCCATCCGCGCCAAGCTCGCGGCGGCCGATGTGCCCGTCGTGACCGTGGACGGCCGGGTCAAGCGCTTGTACAGCATCTGGCTCAAGCTGCGGCGCCAGAAGATCGAGCTCGATCAGGTCTACGACTTCGTCGCCATCCGCATCGTGATGCCGTCGGTGAAGGACTGCTACGCGGCGCTCGGCATCATCCACCAGGCGTGGCCGCCCGTGCCGGGCCGCATCAAGGACTTCATCGCCATGCCGCGGCCCAACGGGTACCAGTCGCTGCATACGTCGGTCATTTCGGACCGCGGGGTCCCGTTCGAGGTGCAGATCCGGACCGAGGAGATGCACCATCGCGCGGAGGACGGTATCGCCGCGCACTGGAAGTACAAGGAAGGCCGTGTCGGCGCGGCCCGCGACGAGCAGTACTTCCAGTGGATGCGCCAGCTCCTCGAGACGCACAAGGAAGTCCCTGATTCACAGGAGTTCCTGAACCATCTCAAGATCGACCTGTATCGCGAGGAGGTCTACGCGTTCACGCCCCGCGGCCAGGTCAAGGTGCTGCCGGACGGCGCGACGCCGATCGACTTCGCCTACGCCGTGCACACCGACGTCGGGCACCGCTGCGTGGGCGCCCGGGTGAACGGCCGCATGGTCCCGTTGAGGACGAAGCTGAAGAACGGGGACATCGTCGAGATCGTCACGACCGCAGGGCACACGCCGAGCCGGGACTGGCTCGGCGTCGTCAAGACATCGCGGGCGCGATCGAAGATCCGGCAGTTCATCCAGACAGAGGAGAACGCCCGCGCGATCGACGTAGGCCGGAAGCTGCTCGAGAAGGACGCGAAGCGCTTCGACCTGCCCAAGGCGGCGCTCGAGGACGCGAATCTGGCCCCGGCCGTCGCCGCGCTGGGCTTCTCGAAGGTGGACGAACTCCTCGCGCATGTCGGCTACGGCAAGCTTGCCGCTCGTCAGGTGCTGGGCGCGCTCGTTCCCGGCGGACAGTTGAAGGAACGGGCGCCCGACCATCCGGTGGTGTCGGCCGTGAAGCGGGTGCTCCGGCCTGGCGCTGCGGCCGCCGATCGCATCACCGTGAACGGCGCGGGCGACCTGATGGTGACGCGCGCGCAGTGCTGCAATCCCATCCGGGGCGAGAAGATCGTCGGCTACGTCACCCGGGGGAAGGGCGTCTCGGTGCACTCCGCGCAGTGCCCGAACGTGCTGAACCTGATGTACGACCCCGAGCGCCGGATCGACGTCGAGTGGGACAAGGGCGGCGATCCCGCGCCGTACACGGTTCGGCTCACGATGCAGGTGGAGGACCGGAAAGGCATGCTGGCAGCCCTGAGCGCCAGCATCGCCGACATCAACACGAACATCCTGAATCTCGAGGCCACCACCGCAGAGGACGCGCACGCCCGGATCGACGTGACGGTGGAGATCAAGGACATGAAACACCTGGAGAAGGTGATCAGGTCGCTGCGCAACGTGGACGGCGTGCTGGGAGTCGAACGGGCTGCGACGCGCTAG
- the rpmB gene encoding 50S ribosomal protein L28, giving the protein MARRCEICDKGPVVGRTVSHAHNVGPRRFEPNLQTVRALVNGAPRRIRVCTRCIRSKKVIKAA; this is encoded by the coding sequence ATGGCCAGACGCTGCGAGATTTGCGACAAGGGTCCGGTGGTCGGACGAACGGTCTCCCACGCCCACAACGTGGGACCGCGCCGGTTCGAGCCGAACCTGCAGACCGTCCGCGCCCTGGTGAACGGCGCCCCGCGCCGGATCCGCGTGTGCACGCGCTGCATCCGCTCGAAGAAGGTCATCAAGGCCGCCTGA
- a CDS encoding TraR/DksA family transcriptional regulator, with protein MAKAVKKNVAATVVPGKSSRYDELKAMLDERRRVILQEVQGKIRGVRAEGAERPHDSQDPGETAEVDIQEDIEFALIQMKAETLNKINEALARLDEGRYGHCYECGDEISEARLRALPFAVRCKDCEEEREIAIQRERTMARRGSSGFFDLQR; from the coding sequence ATGGCCAAGGCAGTAAAGAAGAACGTGGCAGCCACCGTGGTGCCCGGCAAGAGCTCCCGCTACGACGAGCTCAAGGCGATGCTCGACGAGCGGCGGCGCGTCATCCTGCAGGAAGTGCAGGGCAAGATCCGGGGGGTGCGTGCAGAAGGGGCCGAGCGCCCGCACGACAGCCAGGATCCTGGTGAGACTGCCGAGGTCGACATCCAGGAAGACATCGAGTTCGCCCTCATCCAGATGAAGGCGGAAACGCTGAACAAGATCAACGAGGCCCTTGCCCGACTGGACGAGGGCCGGTACGGCCACTGCTACGAGTGCGGTGACGAGATCTCCGAGGCGCGCCTCCGGGCGCTGCCGTTCGCCGTCCGCTGCAAGGACTGCGAGGAAGAGCGTGAGATCGCGATTCAGCGCGAGCGTACAATGGCGCGGCGCGGTTCGTCGGGCTTCTTCGACCTCCAGCGCTAG
- the lspA gene encoding signal peptidase II translates to MRRLEPSIAIAVVALDQWTKALVRGRLELHESIDVISGWLSFTRVHNTGAAFGILNAADFPFKPLVLMLVAVAALSGVAWYAASLPAGHRIARAGLAAVLGGAIGNLIDRATAGYVLDFVDAYWRDWHFWAFNVADAAITVGAIFLLFDVVAEMLGYYRAPNPA, encoded by the coding sequence ATGCGCCGCCTGGAACCCTCCATCGCCATCGCCGTCGTCGCGCTCGATCAGTGGACGAAGGCGCTCGTGCGCGGCAGGCTCGAACTGCACGAGAGCATCGACGTGATCTCGGGGTGGCTCAGCTTCACGCGGGTCCACAACACCGGCGCGGCGTTCGGCATCCTGAACGCCGCCGACTTCCCGTTCAAGCCCCTGGTGCTCATGCTCGTGGCAGTCGCCGCGCTGTCTGGCGTGGCGTGGTACGCGGCGAGCCTTCCAGCCGGACACCGTATCGCCAGGGCCGGCCTGGCAGCGGTGCTTGGCGGTGCCATCGGCAACCTCATCGACCGCGCCACCGCCGGCTACGTGCTCGACTTCGTGGACGCCTACTGGCGCGACTGGCACTTCTGGGCGTTCAACGTGGCCGACGCGGCGATCACCGTCGGCGCCATCTTCCTGCTCTTCGACGTCGTGGCGGAGATGCTGGGGTACTACCGTGCACCCAATCCTGCTTGA
- a CDS encoding RluA family pseudouridine synthase — protein MTPHSLEAGPEHEGLRLDKYLAGELPQQSRAQVQRLIAEGCVSMARVAAPKANTAIRTGDRVEVRVPDTAPSALEPEDIPLSVLYDDAHVIVIDKPAGLVVHPGAGHQTGTLVHALLHHAPDLRGVGGETRPGIVHRLDKGTSGVMVVAKDDAAHHELARQFHDREVEKEYIALVWGEVHNRKRIDLPIGRDPIHREKISTRARRARAAVTRVTWAKRLPGSTLVRVAIATGRTHQIRVHLSAIGHPIVGDALYGGVHKRVANDIRAVQRLTRPFLHAERLAFTHPTTGERLSFEAPLPADLLSVLEAITPEDARGGLFMEPSDEPPDPGA, from the coding sequence ATGACGCCACACTCCCTCGAGGCCGGGCCGGAACACGAAGGCCTGAGGCTCGACAAGTACCTCGCCGGAGAGCTTCCGCAGCAGTCGCGGGCGCAGGTACAGCGCCTGATCGCCGAGGGCTGCGTGTCGATGGCCAGGGTCGCGGCGCCGAAGGCCAACACGGCCATCCGGACTGGTGACCGTGTGGAGGTGCGTGTGCCGGACACGGCGCCGTCCGCGCTCGAGCCCGAAGACATCCCGCTGTCCGTACTCTACGACGACGCCCACGTCATCGTGATCGACAAGCCTGCCGGCCTGGTCGTGCACCCCGGCGCCGGCCATCAGACGGGCACGCTGGTACACGCGCTGCTCCATCACGCCCCTGACCTGCGCGGGGTAGGCGGGGAGACGCGCCCGGGCATCGTCCATCGGCTGGACAAGGGCACGTCCGGCGTCATGGTGGTCGCCAAGGACGACGCCGCGCACCACGAACTGGCGCGCCAGTTCCATGACCGCGAGGTCGAGAAGGAATACATCGCGCTGGTGTGGGGCGAAGTGCACAACCGCAAGCGGATCGACCTTCCGATCGGACGCGACCCGATCCACCGCGAGAAGATCTCGACGCGCGCGCGTCGCGCGCGCGCCGCGGTGACCAGGGTGACGTGGGCAAAGCGGCTGCCGGGCTCGACGCTCGTGCGCGTCGCGATTGCGACCGGCCGCACCCATCAGATCCGTGTCCATTTGAGCGCGATCGGTCATCCGATCGTGGGCGATGCGCTCTATGGCGGCGTGCACAAGCGGGTGGCCAACGACATCCGCGCCGTGCAGCGTCTGACGCGCCCGTTCCTGCACGCCGAGCGGCTGGCGTTCACCCATCCGACGACCGGCGAGCGACTGTCGTTCGAGGCCCCGCTGCCCGCGGACCTGCTATCCGTGCTGGAGGCCATCACCCCCGAGGACGCCCGCGGGGGCCTGTTCATGGAGCCGTCCGATGAACCACCCGATCCGGGTGCATGA
- a CDS encoding Rid family detoxifying hydrolase, with protein sequence MRAAVVPSGGAPAIGPYSPALKVGQLVFLSGQIPLTSAGAIVDGGVREQAVQVLENMRGLLSAAGADFSKVVKTTIYLADMGDFGTVNEVYATFFSEPFPARATVQVARLPRDVRVEIDAIAVLD encoded by the coding sequence ATGCGCGCGGCCGTCGTCCCATCGGGCGGGGCTCCCGCCATCGGCCCCTATTCGCCGGCGCTCAAAGTCGGGCAGTTGGTGTTCCTGTCGGGCCAGATTCCCCTCACGTCCGCTGGTGCGATCGTGGACGGCGGCGTCCGCGAGCAGGCCGTCCAGGTCCTCGAGAACATGCGCGGGCTGCTGAGCGCCGCTGGCGCCGATTTCTCGAAGGTCGTCAAGACCACGATCTACCTCGCCGACATGGGCGACTTCGGAACGGTGAACGAGGTTTACGCGACCTTCTTCTCGGAGCCGTTCCCGGCCCGCGCCACCGTGCAGGTCGCCAGGCTGCCGCGCGACGTGCGGGTCGAGATCGACGCGATCGCCGTCCTCGACTGA
- the lgt gene encoding prolipoprotein diacylglyceryl transferase codes for MHPILLEAGPVTIYTYGVLLAAAYLLGLWLGVRRANQAGLDGNKVLDLGIWVIIAALIGAKGLLFIVDFGHFTSSREEFFSLLRSGGVFYGGLIAASVTCIYQLRKHKLPLWQSGDLFAPGIALGYMVGRLGCLAAGCCYGRPTQVAWAVTFTDPAAALNVGTPLNVALHPTQLYESLAGLAILVVILMLERRAGSFPGRTFWQFVLLYSVSRFVIEFYRGDDRGMMGMFSTSQVISLVLAPLSVVMLAWLAKQATAPAPAPVRKRGSF; via the coding sequence GTGCACCCAATCCTGCTTGAAGCCGGACCAGTCACCATTTACACCTACGGCGTACTGCTCGCAGCCGCCTACCTGCTGGGCCTCTGGCTGGGCGTTCGCCGGGCCAATCAGGCCGGCCTCGACGGCAACAAGGTGCTCGACCTCGGCATCTGGGTGATCATCGCGGCCCTGATCGGCGCCAAGGGCCTGCTCTTCATCGTGGACTTCGGCCACTTCACCAGCAGCCGTGAAGAGTTCTTCTCACTGCTGCGGTCCGGAGGCGTGTTCTACGGCGGGCTCATCGCTGCCTCGGTGACCTGCATCTACCAGTTGCGGAAGCACAAGCTGCCGCTTTGGCAGTCGGGAGACCTGTTCGCCCCGGGCATCGCTCTGGGCTACATGGTGGGACGTCTCGGCTGCCTCGCGGCCGGCTGCTGCTACGGCCGACCCACCCAGGTCGCCTGGGCCGTGACCTTCACGGACCCGGCCGCTGCCTTGAACGTCGGCACGCCCTTGAACGTGGCCCTTCACCCGACACAGCTGTACGAGTCGCTCGCCGGACTCGCCATCCTCGTGGTCATCCTGATGCTCGAACGTCGCGCCGGGTCGTTCCCGGGCCGGACCTTCTGGCAGTTCGTGCTCCTCTACTCCGTCTCCCGCTTCGTCATCGAGTTCTACCGCGGCGACGACCGGGGCATGATGGGGATGTTCTCCACCTCGCAGGTCATCTCCCTGGTCCTGGCCCCGCTCAGTGTCGTCATGCTGGCGTGGCTGGCGAAGCAGGCGACGGCGCCCGCACCGGCCCCGGTCCGCAAGCGCGGTTCCTTCTGA
- a CDS encoding histone deacetylase, which translates to MRVVYSPAYRLNLGTHVFPTQKYQAVAAALLERGIVGPDAFVAPEPCPWPDLALVHTPGYLSAVAHGSLTAEDVLRLEIPASPDVVEGFRLMTGGTVLATRLALAGEALAVVHIGGGFHHAFADHGEGFCLFNDVAVSLRVAFRERWATTAAVIDLDVHHGNGTAAILGGDRRVFTLSLHEHDNYPAVKPPGSLDIGLPTGTGDDAYLQALEPALARMLEHLPDVAIFLAGADPYRDDQLGGLALTAPGLRRRDQLVLAMLRAAGVPVVVVLAGGYAKRFEDTVAIHVATIEEAVLMG; encoded by the coding sequence GTGCGCGTGGTCTATTCGCCCGCCTATCGCCTGAACCTCGGGACGCACGTGTTTCCGACTCAGAAGTACCAGGCCGTGGCCGCCGCGCTGCTGGAGCGCGGCATCGTTGGGCCTGATGCCTTCGTCGCCCCGGAGCCGTGCCCGTGGCCTGACCTGGCACTGGTCCATACCCCTGGCTACCTTTCGGCCGTGGCGCACGGATCGCTGACCGCCGAGGACGTTCTCAGGCTGGAAATACCGGCCTCGCCCGACGTCGTCGAGGGATTCCGCCTGATGACGGGAGGCACGGTGCTGGCCACTCGGCTGGCCCTCGCCGGCGAAGCCCTGGCGGTGGTCCACATCGGCGGCGGCTTCCATCACGCGTTCGCCGACCACGGCGAGGGCTTCTGCCTGTTCAACGACGTGGCCGTCTCCCTGCGCGTCGCGTTTCGAGAGCGCTGGGCCACCACGGCCGCCGTGATCGATCTCGACGTCCACCATGGCAATGGGACGGCCGCCATCCTCGGCGGCGACCGCCGGGTCTTCACGCTGTCTCTCCACGAGCACGACAACTATCCAGCCGTGAAGCCACCAGGCTCGCTCGACATCGGCCTGCCCACGGGCACCGGCGACGATGCCTACCTCCAGGCCCTCGAACCGGCGCTCGCCCGGATGCTCGAACACCTGCCCGACGTCGCCATCTTCCTCGCTGGCGCCGATCCGTACCGCGACGATCAACTGGGGGGGCTGGCGCTGACGGCGCCAGGACTGCGCAGGCGGGACCAGCTCGTGCTCGCGATGCTCCGCGCGGCCGGTGTGCCCGTGGTCGTCGTCCTCGCGGGCGGCTATGCGAAGCGTTTCGAGGACACCGTCGCCATCCACGTCGCGACCATCGAAGAGGCGGTGCTCATGGGTTGA